The DNA sequence ATTTTGTTTCGTTTGAACTGTTTTCGGCGTTCCAGCTAACTAACTTCAGTAAGCTCTTCGataagaaaatcaaaagatCAAAGGCTGATGTGACATCTCTCTCACAGAGCCAGTTATGGTTACGACAGTTCCGTGAAGCTATCTGGGTATGTTTACATGACCTGAATATCTACCATCACTAATTGTAGTATTGGCATTGAAATTAAGCATTTGCTTCAAAATCATGCTTTTGTGGATGTGTTTGTATACATGCTTTTGTGATTATAGCTATATTTTTGCACTCACTGAATCAACAATCTTGCCTCTGAAACATGCTTGGATTTGCCAAGATATTTCAACTTAGATTTAATACACGTTCCATTTGGTTgggttttgttgttttctgcAGAAAGTTCATCACGAAGGACAACCCATGCCAGGTGAAGAGCAAGAGGACATAATAATGACCAGCACGGAGTGCACTATTCTAAACGCCACCTGTCCACTGACTGGAAAACCTATCATTGAACTAACGGAACCTGTTAGAAGGTACTATTAATCGTTTGATCACTTCATTTCTCCATTTGACTACAAGATGCTTTCAGCATTTACTCTGTAAAGTATGTGCTTCTGCTTAATGATGCTTCTCCGTTAGTCAAGTTGGCTCTAGAATTCTCTCTCAAATATTATTCCCGCATAACTTTTGATATTCTTGATGAGACAAATGTTGCAAGCCTTTGTTTCTCTCTTCTCAAAATGTTATAAACCTATTTTCTTAATGGTTACCTTTTCTAATAAGAAAGTTCATTCAGCACAAACTGGATATTGTCTTTGAGCATCCATACTGATTCTTTTCCTGTATATTTTGCAATTTCCATAGCATGGATTGCAAGCACATATACGAGAAGAGGGCTATCATGCAACATTTAAGGACGAGAACCGCACAGATCCGTTGCCCGGTGACAGGTATATTTGCCACCTCTTCTTGATGAAATTTACCCTGTTATGAGTATAGCTATTGGATAGTGTGTGAGCTTGATGATGTTTTCCTTTCAGGTTGCCCGAAAAAATTGGTCGCAGACAGAGTGGATTGCGACCCCTTTTTACTAATGGAAATTGATGAAATGCGATCACTTAATGCACAACGTGCCACAGCTGGTGTGATCGAAGATTTCACTCAGCTGGAACAAGATTAATCTGTTAAAAGTTTGCATCAATGGCAGCCGTTTTGAGACATTGAGACATCATCAATCCACAATGATTTCTCCCACTGCTAACGTAGTATTCACAAGAACATGTTAAATGTTCCAATGGGTCAAGATGCATTAGATGGTATCTAAATCAAATGAATTAGTAGAAGCATCATTCTGTTTTGTAggaatttatttgtaaatttttgtgCTTTATTAAAGTATCTTACCATCTGTAGATGCAACAATACAATGATTAAGTATGGGTAAATATAAGATTTTGTTTCATTgtattaatgaaaatgatatgGTCTTAAGGCAGATGCAAAGGTATTGAATGTTTCAATTTAGATTAAAAACGCCTTAGCAAAAGAAATTTGAACGAAATTGCCTAAAGAATAAGTTCAACATCTCATGCAGTTattgttcatttattttaactttttaaaatttaaacattaGGTACGTTTATGCAATTACCTCTGGAGTGagatattttgttaaaatgttaaaataataaatctaataGTTAGTGATATgtattattactccctccaccTCAATGAAGTTgcatcattttctttcttggCATATTCCaacaaatatatcataatCCATTTTAGAATATAgtaaatcattattaatatattcaattatatttccTCTTTTGATATGTTCCACtaactatataattttttttaaaatggacaaaaataaatcataattaatatatctgaccacttattttctctattcagtattactataaattcaattatatttttctttcaccaTTTaacataaactaaataaaaccTCCAAATGCCGGTTGAGGGAAGAAACTCAATATAAGTACGCAACCAAAactaatgaaattatataaaacaaCATTTATGACTTAACTATACTTCTCCTTCAAAGGTGAGTTTATATTCTTTGTTATACGTATGCAACCCCATTCAAACATTCGAAATtcaattctttgttttttccttATCAAAATGGGAAATTATTCAACTATCAGTCATCCTTATCCCGGACACTGCCGCTTTATCGTCGATATCTAATCTactttcaaaatatatgagaataaaaaattaatgtgatGTATACACTCACTGTGGAATTAAAGACAAATAAGGGTAGGGTAACAAAGGTGAAATGTACATTTACTAGAAAGGTCAATAAACATCAATGGAAGAAATTTCATGCATGTCCAAAGTCTAAgctaaaatatataaataactcTAAGTAAACTTGACAGACGAGACAGCCAAATAAGACTGGGActattaaattagtagtagtactttataatttggtctctaaaatactcctatatataggAGATGAATATTCACTGCATCATATTATCTCACATTAACTCTTTTTAGAAATCCTCAATTAAAGCAATATGAGTGAAGCTTTTCCAATGAATGGTGGAGATGGTGCTTACAGTTACACCAAAAATTCCCAATATCAGGTAACACACTAACTAGAGATGAAACACTTAAATGGTTTAAGAATAGTGGAGtcgttttgccattttgatacgttccatggtaattgagtcatttccttttttagtaaaagtcaacacatttgtTTCACTTACTTTTCCGTCAATTTTCCATGTTTGATGAAGTAAATTTTTGTGCCTTTTGACGACTCAATCCGTTGGTTCTTTCATTGACTATTTCCTTGTATCGGCAGAAACTAGGGTCGGATTCAGTGAAAGAAATGATCCAACAAGCCATCATCGAAAATCTAGATACCAAAATCTCAAACACAGTTGCAATAGCAGATTTAGGTTGCTCAGTGGGTCCAAACACATTCTTCACAGTTGAAAACCTAATCAAAGCAGTGCAAAAGAAACATCCTTCCAAAACCCTAGAATTCCAAGTATTCTTCAGCGACCATTCGGGCAACGATTTCAACACCCTCTTCGCCTCCCTCCCACCGGAGAGGCACTACCACGCAGCTGGGGTGCCAGGCTCCTTCCACGGCCGCCTATTCCCTTGCAGTTCCATCAGCGTGGCGCACTCCTCCTACGCTGTCCAGTGGCTCTCCAAGCAGCCTCAGGGGGCGCCTAACGAGGGCAGGATCCACTGCTCGGATGCGCCTGAGGCCGTGCTCAAGGCCTACTCTGATCAGTATGAAAAGGATTTAGGAGATTTTGTGAGTGCGAGAGGAGAGGAGGTTGCGAGCGGAGGAATTGTGATTCTGGTATTCGCGGCTGCTCCTGACGGAATCCCCCATTCGGAGATTCTCACCAGTGTCCTCTATAGTTATTTTGGACATTGTCTAATGGAGCTGGCTAATGAGGTCACTTAACTAACTGCTTATTTTTTAgaccaaattaaaatgtagTTCAAATGATGATATAATTGAACAATAATGTGGTTTTTATGTAGGGAGTGgttgagaagaagaagatagacGAGTTCAACTTGCCTCTCTACGATCCGAGAGAGGGGGAGGTGAGGAGGGTGATAGAGAGGAACGGGTGCTTTAGCGTTGTGAAGATGGAGTTGTTGTATCCGTTAGAGACTAGAGAGATTGAGGTGGGTAGCATGATTGTGTCGTTGAGGGCTGCACTAGAAGGTGTTTTCATGGCTTGTTTTGGGAGTTCAGTGGTGGAGAAACTTTTCAACAAAATGTTAACCAAAACTGATGAAATTGCTAAGAGGTTGGAGAGTGTGCATGATCATGCTCAGCTCTTTCTTGTGTTGAAGCGCAAATGATTCATTGGGATTGCTTCTATTttcaagtttaatttcctcatgAGTAAGGAGTAATAATGTGGCATCATTTTGTATTTGTCAATTGGAGTTTCACTGTATTTGGTAACTTAATAAATCGAATTTATCAATCACTCCAACTATTCTTGTGACATTCCCGATTCAAAATATGCCTTTGTATcataaattagttttagatattacatgtataatttaaatatgtgtgcttgaaaagaaaatgtgcataaaatatactatttataaagacatgtatttaaatatgaaaatattagcTAAAGAAATGAgctataatatatatttctcatttattatcatacgtatatatataggaaaagGAATCAAAAgtttttttggaaataagtcaaacatttatatatactttcTATAGAAATGAATAGCATATATTACTGATGGAGAGGAAATACAATAGAAATATATGAATGGATAATTTTAAactatagtatattatttttccatgCAATGTCATTATAGTAAATATTGGTCTACATACAcgtattaaaatcaaacaactaagtatcaatcatgcaaatatttgaaataaagataataaaactttttcacacGTCGGTCGGTTGGCTTCTTATTGAAATTGATAGCCATAATTTGTAGAGGGAGGGGAGACGGAAAATGAGTGTATCATAAGATAGATTAGAAGTATCAGAATAAAAGActagaacaaaataaaatttagggAGAGAGATTGTTTTACTCgaagaataatattttaattggattgAGTATTGTAGATCACAATCAGAGCTCGATTAGATTATCCGACATATCAGGTGGGTATAAATtacacttttaatttctatgtGTTATATGATTGATTGCAATATGTTGATTTAGAgtgaattttggattatataatttaaattggatACATTTATgcgttatttgatattgatgatgAAATATGATATGGATATATGATAGGTGTAATGGATATGTTTTCCATATGACATTAGAGTTTTCAAAGCAtatgattaaagaggatctgtgacaGTCATGCCTGAATCTGAAATTATAtagggacctatgagtccaattacagagggaccttcgggtcaaatatAGAGGGACTTATGAGTCCAATTatagagggaccttcgggtcatagaggAATCCCGGGTAGATATCATGCTTGATTTGTCccagaataataaatggaaTAGAGAGGCATACGCATATGAACGGAAAGAGTGAATATCAGATTATATGATGCATCGATGATATGATTATGTGTACTCTGATATTTatggtggaatatgatatgAGTATGTGATTGGTGTAACTaatatgttatatatatatgatattgaaattatataagtcatatgattaaagaggatctgtgatGGTCTTGTCCTGGATCTGAaaatacagagggaccttcaGGTCAAATatagagggacctatgagtccaattacagagggaccttcgggtcaaatatagagggacctatgagtccaattacagagggaccttcgggtcatagaggAATCCCGGAAAGATATCAGGCTTGATCCGtacagaataataaaaataaacatggagcatatgcatatgtatatgaaattgattatatatatgttgcGTATTGATTTGGATGATATGTGTTGATTAAAAGAATGTGATTGATGTTTGTGTAATGCGAAATTAAAGGCATAAATTTATATACGCTGAATGGTggatttttgtaattatagtatttggATGGTGATGCAATTAGTATATGCATATGGATATGAgattgtttatgatatttgttGTATAGGGTGTATGACtatatttcttgttttgtaagaaaatttagaaagagaaaagttagagagaggaaaaagtagagacgatgttgcttttattttgagaaatgtttctttattttaatgagacaaagagaatattcataaattataaatgtgtaCGTCAGAGGGATTGAAGTGTAAGATtctcattccactaatttttatctcactttcttttataaagtcaaataatttcataaacttTGCATCAAAAATTTGGACATACATTTGTTGGCCGCCGCCCAATACCACCCTCACTATATCTGCCGCCGTGCAAAAGTAAACTTCTACATTTCTGAATCCACTTGTTTAAAACATTAAACAATTGtcatattttcctttattatACATTTCTGAATCCACTTGTTTAAAACATTAAACAATTGtcatattttcctttattaGTCGTCTAcctatattaaaattatgctTCAACTACTTAAGATGGCATTGCTTTCGTTGGTCAATATTAGGCcagtcaaaatggatattagTTATTCGATAATCCGATATCCAATTAGGTAtactcaaattatttttttaaattaataaattatatttttattctaattaaatggaatataattttcttttttagttacATTTTAGTTAATAGTTAGTGTAATAGTGAGAGTCGTATAATGGTATTGCAAAAATTCATAGCGCCTCCCTCATCTCTCCTGCTCTGCCCTCTCGCTTGCGCCTCCCTCCGCCGCCCACTGCCGCCGCGGCGTCTCCTCTACCAGCATCGGGTGCTCTCCTCTCGGCAGTCTCTCCCTCTCCTCTCAGCTCCCGCTCTCTAAGCCCAGCTGCCGCCTCCCTTTCTTCCGCCATCTGCAACTGCCAAAGCCTCCGGAGGCGTCGGAATAGTAGTTCTGTCACTGCCTCAATTATTGGCAATGTATTAAATCcccaaatcaaattaaaatcaaattaaaatgctGTCACCTGCACCTTATTTGAGTTGTGTTTCTTAGATTCTGTTTGAAGGGATGGTTTTATGCCTTGAGAATTACAATGAGTTTATAATTCTAAGCTTCAATTctgaaacacaaaaaaaaaatggtgtcTTGATTCTAAAAACACAGGAAAATGGGATGTTGATTAGAAATCAGAAGAAAAATGGCGTCTTGATTCTGAAACACTAAAGAAAAATGGTGTCTTGATCATTAGAActgaatattagtattaaataaattctaaaaatttgtactccttccgtttcttcatagttgaggcggagcTTTTCGACACgaagttttagaaatgaatgttgggtgtgttaaataaatagataaaaaagtaaatgagagaaaaaggtagagagaataaagtataagagcatccgcaatggtgcttaggccagccataggccagccattctctccccgcCACGtcgcaacactaaaaaaaccacctgccacatcagatttaggccagccataggccaaccgcaataaaaataattcaaaatatactacatttacggaattaaaattacgattaaaatacggaattaaatttacgacacatatacgggaaaattcattaattgcatttaaaaaagttacatagataaaaaaaaattacatgcataataaagagaaaaaactatcgccgtgcaatcctccgtgcccacaactcttcaattatatccttttggagttgaatatgagcatccacttggcgcatgttggcaaattccttgagtcggccggcttcatcgagaggtaccccactgtcgtacactaggggtggccgttccgtggcttggaccggcttcatcgtcaccggcccaactagtcaggccagacgccttcgtcttcgacgatcatgttgtgcagataatgcaggcgtacattatctcggaaacgcatccgacatcccacaaacgcgttgggcccttaattgccgcccatcgagaccggagcacaccaaatgcgcgctccacgtcccttgcgcgccgactcctgtcgttgcgcaaagtaggccttcttttcatcacttgtttgtcggatcgtcttcacaaagaccggccaccgagggtatatcccatccgccaagtagtagcccatatcatgtcggttgccgttggccacaaatgagacggctggaccgacgccccggcacttctcgttgaagagggggagacgagttcgggacgttgaggtcgttgttcgacccggctaccccaaaatacgcatgccgaTCCACATCCGGTAATCGacgctacggcctcgaggattatcgtggggttctttgacttgtagccggtcgtgtaggcccccttccaggcagtcggacagttcttccactcccaatgcatacaagtctatgctgcctaacatccccaggaacccatgcttctccccgtgcatctcgCATCAAATTCTcgacaatcttcgggagtagggcttcgaaggtaccgCTCACCGAAAATGCCGATCACGCCCCCACATTAACTCCTTCGACATTTCTCTGTGGCcgacgactcaccgatgtggaggtactcatcccacatgtctgccgcgctTCCGTAGCCAACCGCCTGATTgaccgccgtgcacttttggataggggtgtggccgggtctgccagccgtatcgtgcctgaagcggaaacacagatatTGACGCTCCAATGCCCcaacgatgcgcataaacaactccctgcgcattctaaaacgccgccggaacatgttggcCGGAAACCGCGGGTACTCTGCAAAGTAGTCCTCGtacagccgctgatgtgcagctacgtgatcccgatcaatcactgcgctcggtggtggacaactcgtggagggcgaggtatcgcctgctgttccaccatacgcatgtaccgctccatcccgcggttcatgtaggcctccatagcctcattcatcctccgttcgtactcctcaggaTCCAcaccactaccactaccactaccgctaccacccgcgttactcatcgttcgatgatgctcttgtacagaaagttagagagatagaaaactcgttaaaacaagtggtgcaaatgaaaatgaaacgaaaatcgcgtttatatatgatttaaaaaaaaaaaaaaaaaaaaaaaaaacgaaaatcggcgctggccgatcgctggccgatcgggcctccacaatggcggctagccgatcatACTGCTAGCGCTTCGGCCAacgacgagcgatcggccagcccacgcctaTCCGCTCGCCGAAATTGCCCTCGCCggttgcaatggttcggctagcgcgacgaatcggctagccggtcggtagccgaccattgcggatgctctaaagtgaataaagtagatagaataaagtaagagaaagtaaagtaagagagagaaaaaagttaccatatatggaaatgactcaactatgaggaaaCTTctcgaaatagaaaaatgactcaactatgaagaaacggagggagtagtatttaattttctaaaaaaaatcaaaatcaaaattacaatCGGGACTGGATATCTGAtttttcgggactggatatccgagtcgggtatccggatacccgaaatcaaattcggatcgggtatcgggtattgaTTTTTGGGAATTTCGGGATCGGATACCCGAAAAGTTTGGATCGAGTATCCGCGGATACCCGATTTGACAGGCCTAGTCAATATAATGAGGTGTAGGTAGTTAATGAAATCCGATTGTTTGTTCACTCCAGTTCTGGAAGAAGTCAATAACTCAATAATACTGAATATAATAAAGTCCAATataaaaaggggaaaaacaAGAAAGTTGAGTCACCcaaataagtatatatacatgacCCCCATACTCccaaaataacataattttatatttcgaAAAGAATCTCAAAGTAGGGAGAGAAGCAACACAATGGGTGAATCTTTCCCAATGAAGAGTGGTGATGATTCTCACAGTTACTCAAAAAACTCCCTCTATCAGGTACTAACACTATCTATAATCCATCCTAGATTTAATACATAGTAAATGGTCGATTTTGTCCTGTTGTTTGAGGTGATCACCCAAAAATGTCACACTATTTGAGTAATTACCATTTAATACACATCGCATCATTTTTGCGAATAAAATATCCGCCAAAACTTTCAGGCAATCGGAATATCGACGTGACAGTCGAAATTACACGTCGATTAACCAAAATTACATATCAATTACTCAATCAACGTGTAATTTCAGCTTTCATGTCaccatatattttttgcatgACATTGCAATGAAACGATTGAtattaaatgatataattaCCTAAAGGGTGGGACTTGTACTAATGAATATGAATTGGGACAGAAACTGGCATCCGACACAGTGAAGGAAATGATCCGAGAATCAGTGATCAAGTATCTAGGCACAGACAAAGTGACGTCATCAATCACCATAGCCGATTTCGGTTGCTCCATCGGTCCAAACACATTCCTCGCAGTTCAAAATCTAATCCAACCTCTCCAAACCAAAACCTCGATTTTCAAGTATTCTTCAATGATCACTCGAGCAACGACTTCAACACCCTCCTAACCTCCCTCCCGCCGGAGCGGCCCTACCACGCAGCAGCCGTGGGAGGCTCCTTCTACGGCCGCCTCTTCCCCCGCAACTCCCTCACCATCGCCTACTCCTCCCTCCCAGTCCCTCCACTGGCTCTCCAAGCCCCCTCAGGGGGTCAACAACGAGGCCGGGATCCATGGCTCTGGCGCCCTAGAGCCCGTGGCCACAGCCTACTCGGCCCAATTTGCGGCCGGCCATAGGATGCTTCTTGGCTGCCAGAGCCGAGGAGATTGTGAGCGGTGGGATTATGTTCATTGTCATGCCGGAAACTCCTGACGGCTTGTCACAGACCGAGCTCAGCGCCCTCTTCGATTTCTATGGCTACAGCCTCACAGACTTAGCTGAGAAGGTCtgttctttaaaaatagaaactattttcatCTTAGTTTGttctttaaaatgaaaaaaattctattttaggaaacttGTTCtgtttaaaaatagaaactatttttattttagtttgctactccctccgtcccaaggaagatgacccctttcttgggcggcacaggattttatgcaaatttattttgtgtgttgagaggagagagtaacgtaagagagagggaataaagtagagataaatgtgttttcattttaagtaatgagtcatcttagttgggacaaactaaaaaggaaagtgagtcatcttcaatgggacggagggagtatttaaattaaaaaatttctattttaggaaacatgctcgctttaaaaatataaactatttttattttgttttatttgtgcAGGGGGATGTGGAGAAGAGGAGGATAGAGGAGTTCAACTTGCCGATCCATATTCCGAGGCTGCGGGAGATGAGGGAAGTGATAGAGAAAAATGGAGTTTTAGGATTGAGAGAATGGAGCTGAAGAACCCTAAGTCGAAGGTGGCGGGACCGCTTGATGCCGCGAATGTGGTGACTCACATGAGATCAGCCATGGAAGGAGTTTTTCGCGGCTCATTTTGGAGCCTCCGTGGCCGATCAGATGTTCGACAATGTTGTGCCCATGACTCCGCGGATCGCAGATTGCTTCAAGGCTCTACATCATATTTCTATTCAGCTGTTTGTggtgcaagattgtatccggattaaatttgtagtgtgtttggttcatgagattcaatctcacaactcaatcctagattatatcttggtattattttatcttggcaaccgaacaccacctttATGTATTTTACTCTGTCATCTTGTTATGATTTCTTCATGAATAATACTTTGTGATATGCGATTTAATATCTCTTTTGACttgatattgattttaaaattttaataatatcatGTTTTGACTCATgcagaatttaaatatatgaaaaaaatgtgagtaagaatgttAATATTGAAACATAGTTccactttattaattttaacataaatttaataatttagtttatttattaaaatattttaaaaaataaatgagagtGTTGATCCAATAATGAACTATTCCTTTTATTCACAATGAATGGTCAGATTTTTCGAGTATCTATGAAAATGAGTCTTTATATTaagataataattatttaaattatgaaatttgatcGTAATTCATAAAGCTTGAAgtattaaattacataaaatggttttaataatttataataaaaaataatttgttcaaattcttttaagaaaattatttaaattttaaaaattttcattaaaaaattcacTAAAGTTAatacttttgaaaaaatttgtattttaaatttaaaatatattgaattttaatttttaaaaaattcaccttttgggtttttaatgcttaaatttttgaaatcaataatttaaataagtcatttaaaataataaatcaaaataatttcaatttaatcaaattaaattcaacatgattcttaaaaaatcaagaaataataacaaatagagtataaattataaattataattgaattctaacgtttaattttttgtattttaaaaattaatatttgaatttttctaaattcaacacaaattattttaaagttttcGATTGTaatctaatttaaataataaataaaaatttaaataatttattttaaattcttttaaaagattttaaaaatttgatagtgaataatataaaaaatttaataatatacaaaaatttgtttataatttaaagggaactatagtttttttattcaacTATTACGGATTAGGAATACCTAATTAGTTCTTACTTTGACCACCTTCGGTGAACGCAACACTTAGGGAAACATTACCAAGACTCCAAAGTTTTTCAACTATatctttgaattttaaattgattttacaTAACGAATGTTAGCTGGCGAGATTTGGATAACGTCAAACTCCATTAAAAACTTATGTAGgtactcatttttttagttaaaaaagtttatataCATACATGAAACTAAaccattttcttaaataataaaattttttcaaattctctatagctaatttaataatactaatatttaaaattttaaaattaaaataaaccaaaaaatacctctgaattttttaaaattgtctTGAGCTGGGCCACGGTCAAATGTGACTCTGGGTTACAATTTATACAAAATCGATGGTTTGTGGTTAAAAGATAAAACACTCAGAATTAATTTGATTgcctaaattaaattttgtttaattactataattgatactactatatttgtaATAAGCTAGGAATCAGGTCGGCAAAtgccatttaaaaaaaaaaataatgatgt is a window from the Salvia hispanica cultivar TCC Black 2014 chromosome 1, UniMelb_Shisp_WGS_1.0, whole genome shotgun sequence genome containing:
- the LOC125201842 gene encoding E3 SUMO-protein ligase MMS21, whose product is MASASAPRSGVQGRIASAATTLAAENQTLIAEIRRATVMMKEVGVDFERDNEFDMVKQLEDGVVDLVKAADECTHLSSSIQSIGKDYQPAAELTNFSKLFDKKIKRSKADVTSLSQSQLWLRQFREAIWKVHHEGQPMPGEEQEDIIMTSTECTILNATCPLTGKPIIELTEPVRSMDCKHIYEKRAIMQHLRTRTAQIRCPVTGCPKKLVADRVDCDPFLLMEIDEMRSLNAQRATAGVIEDFTQLEQD
- the LOC125202847 gene encoding probable S-adenosylmethionine-dependent methyltransferase At5g37990 — translated: MSEAFPMNGGDGAYSYTKNSQYQKLGSDSVKEMIQQAIIENLDTKISNTVAIADLGCSVGPNTFFTVENLIKAVQKKHPSKTLEFQVFFSDHSGNDFNTLFASLPPERHYHAAGVPGSFHGRLFPCSSISVAHSSYAVQWLSKQPQGAPNEGRIHCSDAPEAVLKAYSDQYEKDLGDFVSARGEEVASGGIVILVFAAAPDGIPHSEILTSVLYSYFGHCLMELANEGVVEKKKIDEFNLPLYDPREGEVRRVIERNGCFSVVKMELLYPLETREIEVGSMIVSLRAALEGVFMACFGSSVVEKLFNKMLTKTDEIAKRLESVHDHAQLFLVLKRK